Proteins from a genomic interval of Gemmatimonadales bacterium:
- a CDS encoding periplasmic heavy metal sensor: MNGTRWRAAALLVAVFIIGLLVGFEGRALARRHVMARARARTPAAMADRLARRLDLNAAQRDSVRLILERHRPEMDSLWRDFQPRLRELERSLNGEISAQLDTAQQRKFAELTSHRGHRRPGPPPPNGADR; the protein is encoded by the coding sequence ATGAACGGCACGCGTTGGCGTGCGGCGGCGCTGCTCGTCGCGGTATTCATCATCGGACTGCTTGTCGGCTTCGAGGGGCGTGCCCTGGCCAGGCGCCACGTCATGGCGCGCGCCCGTGCACGCACTCCCGCCGCCATGGCCGACCGCCTCGCGCGGAGGCTCGATCTGAATGCCGCGCAGCGGGACAGCGTCCGGCTCATCCTCGAGCGCCACCGGCCGGAGATGGACTCGCTCTGGCGTGATTTCCAGCCCCGGCTTCGCGAGTTGGAGCGGTCGCTGAATGGCGAGATTTCGGCGCAGCTCGACACCGCGCAGCAGCGGAAGTTTGCCGAGCTCACCTCACATCGCGGACACCGGCGCCCCGGACCGCCTCCGCCGAACGGCGCGGACCGGTGA
- a CDS encoding sigma-70 family RNA polymerase sigma factor, producing MHDPELSARLAAGDPDAFARMVTEFTPTARRLARLVLRDDADADDAVQEAFLRAWQMVERYDPRRPFRAWLMQIVMNAARDLRRKRRVRATEPLAEHAERRPGPDRDAARALMRDALAEALERLPERSRIAVTLFDAEGYSHAEIADLLDIPEGTVRSDVFHARRALRRQLTPFLEEVT from the coding sequence GTGCACGATCCCGAACTCTCCGCCCGCCTTGCCGCGGGCGATCCCGATGCGTTCGCACGCATGGTGACCGAGTTCACGCCCACCGCCCGGCGGCTCGCCCGGCTGGTGCTGCGCGACGACGCCGATGCGGACGACGCCGTACAGGAGGCTTTTCTCCGGGCATGGCAGATGGTCGAGCGATACGACCCCCGCCGCCCGTTCCGCGCCTGGCTGATGCAGATCGTGATGAACGCCGCGCGCGACCTTCGCCGCAAGCGCCGGGTGCGCGCCACCGAGCCGCTCGCCGAGCACGCCGAGCGCCGGCCCGGCCCCGACCGCGACGCCGCCCGCGCGCTCATGCGCGACGCGCTGGCCGAGGCGCTCGAGCGGCTTCCCGAGCGTTCGCGGATCGCGGTCACGTTGTTCGACGCCGAGGGGTATTCGCACGCCGAGATCGCCGATCTGCTCGACATACCTGAAGGCACGGTGCGATCCGATGTCTTTCATGCCCGGCGGGCGCTGCGCCGGCAGTTGACGCCCTTCCTCGAGGAGGTCACATGA